The following are from one region of the Aspergillus luchuensis IFO 4308 DNA, chromosome 4, nearly complete sequence genome:
- a CDS encoding uncharacterized protein (COG:S;~EggNog:ENOG410PVJT;~InterPro:IPR010451,IPR023375;~PFAM:PF06314;~go_function: GO:0016829 - lyase activity [Evidence IEA]), with protein MPIIEIIRSWSSVRPTGNIMSSTSDRFSAASEKFTTTRSASQTVQVEFGGQKVDIPRGGYYDRYRMNPNLDEVAQDPNIEHDITFLRKIPKKLVDSRVGQVYAPNFYYRTSSVQLVMLAPLDHLKSKLPSPLEPITALPGYGLVALTFYSYLVCDNDPYNEVSIAIIIRQPGSTSYSSTQLLSSIWNRTFYGYVLALPVDTEIARVRGIYGYQLPKWMANINLNMDNHNIKADISATNGTPDLTLNVPLPALRNIPSESRIGINNAVNKIDGKWYQVAVQTNPLLATQCLFPTNVNLARNEGPLSQLLNELGVSTIVRMDIIKEAQMVLNMPTPLKVFNRVGSLA; from the exons ATGCCGATTATTGAAATCATCAGATCCTGGTCTAGTGTTCGACCTACCGGTAACATCATGTCTTCGACATCAGACCGCTTttcagcagcatcagaaAAGTTCACCACAAC ACGCTCGGCGTCACAAACTGTTCAGGTCGAATTCGGAGGTCAGAAGGTCGATATACCCAGAGGAGGTTACTATGACCGCTACCGTATGAACCCGAACCTCGATGAGGTAGCCCAGGACCCGAATATCGAACACGATATCACATTCTTGCGGAAAATCCCTAAGAAGCTGGTTGATTCGAGGGTCGGTCAAGTATATGCACCCAATTTCTACTATCGCACTAGCAGCGTTCAGCTCGTCATGCTCGCGCCTCTTGACCACTTGAAGTCTAAGCTTCCGTCGCCTTTGGAGCCCATCACAGCATTGCCTGGTTACGGTTTAGTTGCATTGACATTTTATTCGTATCTGGTCTGCGATAATGATCCTTACAACGAGGTCTcgatcgccatcatcattcGACAACCGGGTAGCACGAGTTACAGTTCCACACAACTTCTCAGCTCTATATGGAACCGAACATTCTACGGCTATGTCTTGGCTCTTCCAGTCGATACCGAGATTGCTCGGGTGAGGGGAATATATGGATATCAACTCCCTAAGTGGATGGCCAACATTAACCTGAACATGGACAATCACAACATCAAGGCCGATATCAGCGCGACCAACGGAACACCAGATCTGACACTGAATGTACCCCTTCCAGCGTTGAGGAACATTCCGTCAGAATCACGAATTGGGATCAATAACGCGGTGAACAAGATCGACGGGAAATGGTACCAGGTGGCCGTTCAGACGAACCCCCTGTTGGCGACACAGTGTCTTTTCCCCACCAATGTCAATCTCGCTCGGAACGAAGGTCCGTTGAGTCAACTCCTCAACGAGCTGGGTGTCTCGACTATTGTGCGGATGGATATTATTAAGGAGGCGCAGATGGTCTTGAATATGCCCACTCCCTTGAAGGTTTTTAACAGGGTTGGATCATTAGCCTAG
- a CDS encoding uncharacterized protein (COG:Q;~EggNog:ENOG410PFN7;~InterPro:IPR034001,IPR043926,IPR027417,IPR003593, IPR010929,IPR017871,IPR029481,IPR003439,IPR013525, IPR034003;~PFAM:PF01061,PF00005,PF06422,PF14510;~TransMembrane:13 (o480-501i513-534o554-578i590-610o616-639i725-746o1144-1165i1177-1195o1215-1248i1260-1281o1287-1305i1317-1336o1416-1434i);~go_component: GO:0016020 - membrane [Evidence IEA];~go_component: GO:0016021 - integral component of membrane [Evidence IEA];~go_function: GO:0005524 - ATP binding [Evidence IEA];~go_function: GO:0016887 - ATPase activity [Evidence IEA];~go_function: GO:0042626 - ATPase-coupled transmembrane transporter activity [Evidence IEA];~go_process: GO:0055085 - transmembrane transport [Evidence IEA]): MLTAPAPEGPGNEEKEHHDSTSTLSGHEQEELRKIASRQSAASTAAGRSLKQDFASLIDPTSPHFDLSQWMLHQVQQFEGDSSARKTGVVFKDVTVQGSGSEIQTQHTVLSSVYAPILGGTFSRGPKTSKTILHDVHGHVEQGEMLLVLGRPGAGCSTMLKTISAETNGLDLSSNSVISYNGIPQPLMKKNFKGELLYNQEVEKHFPHLTVGETLNFAAAARTPRLLPNEMSRKEYIRHMRDVVMAVFGLSHTVNTKVGSDFVRGVSGGERKRVSIAEMALAGSPLCCWDNATRGLDSASSLDFVKALKTSSRIFGTTHVATLYQPSQAVYNCFDKVMVLYQGHEIYFGPTTDAKQYFEDMGWYCPARQTTADFLTSITNPSERQAREGYEAKVPRTPEEFEVHWRSSASYKRLGHDISSHEARFGADCGATEAFKQSHAKRQARYARSSSPYLIDIPTQIGICASRFYQRVWNDIPSTLTLMIGQVVFSIIIGSLFYGGAFGTEDFTLKMSALFFAILLNSLLTVTEIQNLYAQRPIVEKQASYAFYHPFTEALAGVCADIPIKVGCSLIFNIVFYFMCGFRYEAGPFFVFYLFVTMALLCMSQIFRSLAAATKAIPQALAAAGVILLATVIYTGYLLPLPSMHPWFKWISYINPLRYAFEALAVNEFHGRDFPCSDLVPLYPGLTNGSGTYFICAAKGVVAGELYVNGDNFLSVSYGYEYSHLWRNFGILCAFIIAFLALYLLLTEINSQISSTAESLVFRHGRIPVALEKSAKDPKAANISASQGQEAAGEEVMPPHQDTFMWREVCYDIKIKKEERRLLDKVSGWVEPGTLTALMGVSGAGKTTLLNVLAQRTSTGVITGDMLVNGSPLSASFQRSTGYVQQQDLHLHTATVRESLRFSALLRQPKSVPVQEKYDFVEKVITMLGMEEFAEAVVGFPGEGLNVEQRKLLTIGVELAAKPALLIFLDEPTSGLDSQSSWTIIALLRRLASSGQAILCTIHQPSAMLFQQFDRLLFLAKGGRTVYFGDIGPNSRTMLDYFETKGARRCNDSENPAEYILEIAGAGVNGKAEQDWPTVWKESSEYTQMMSALEKKCSAVGYSNNADNQGESEGTEDAFAMPFRDQFAAVLRRIFQQYWRSPEYIYGKLALGILSALFVGFSFYIPGTSQQGLQSSIFSVFMITAIFTALVQQIMPQFIFQRDLYEVREQPSKTYHWAAFLGANLIAEIPYQIFVAILVYASFVYPVYGVADSQRQGIMLLLIIQFFIYGSTFAHAVVAVLPDAETAGLIATMLFNMTLVFNGILVPRVALPGFWDFMYRISPMTYLVNAIIASGVSGRAVNCSEKELSVFSVAPGFDTCGQYLEAYLEAAGTAAGKLLNPESTDQCKYCTLQTADQFLASRDIYYDQRWRNFGLLWAYIAFNAAFAFAIYYLCRVRSWKSKA, from the exons ATGCTTACAGCACCTGCTCCTGAGGGGCCTGGCAATGAGGAAAAGGAACACCATGATTCCACCAGCACGCTGTCCGGACACGAGCAAGAAGAGCTCAGGAAAATAGCGTCTCGacaatcagcagcatcaaccGCAGCAGGTAGAAGCTTGAAGCAGGACTTTGCATCGCTTATAGACCCCACGAGTCCTCACTTCGACTTATCCCAATGGATGCTTCATCAAGTGCAACAATTCGAAGGGGACAGCAGCGCACGGAAAACGGGAGTTGTATTCAAAGATGTTACTGTGCAGGGAAGCGGATCCGAGATTCAAACTCAACACACAGTTCTATCCTCAGTCTATGCTCCTATCCTGGGGGGTACGTTCAGTCGTGGCCCTAAAACCTCCAAGACAATATTACACGATGTTCATGGACATGTCGAGCAGGGCGAGATGCTTCTCGTGCTCGGCCGGCCAGGAGCTGGTTGCTCTACCATGCTGAAAACCATTTCAGCGGAGACGAACGGACTCGACCTGTCGTCAAATTCAGTCATTTCTTACAATGGAATACCACAACccttgatgaagaagaatttcAAGGGCGAGCTTCTCTACAACCAGGAAGTTGAGAAAC ATTTCCCCCATCTAACGGTCGGCGAAACACTCAActtcgcagcagcagcacgtaCCCCTCGACTTCTCCCGAATGAAATGTCGAGAAAGGAATACATCAGGCATATGAGGGACGTTGTGATGGCAGTCTTCGGTCTGTCACATACCGTCAACACAAAAGTTGGTTCTGATTTTGTCCGGGGCGTCAGTGGAGGTGAGAGAAAGCGAGTATCTATCGCAGAAATGGCCTTGGCTGGCTCGCCACTCTGTTGTTGGGATAATGCTACACGCGGCCTTGATTCTGCGTCGTCTTTGGACTTCGTCAAGGCGCTAAAGACGAGCTCGAGGATCTTTGGTACTACTCATGTTGCGACACTCTATCAACCCTCGCAAGCCGTATACAATTGCTTTGACAAGGTTATGGTCCTCTACCAAGGGCATGAGATATACTTTGGCCCTACCACAGACGCGAAGCAGTATTTCGAAGATATGGGCTGGTATTGTCCTGCTAGACAAACGACCGCAGACTTTCTGACGAGTATAACCAACCCAAGTGAGCGGCAAGCACGGGAAGGGTATGAAGCGAAGGTCCCGCGGACTCCCGAGGAGTTCGAAGTGCATTGGAGGAGCAGCGCGAGCTACAAGCGACTGGGTCATGACATCTCAAGCCACGAGGCGAGATTTGGTGCTGACTGTGGCGCTACCGAAGCATTCAAGCAAAGTCATGCCAAACGTCAGGCTCGGTACGCACGGTCAAGCTCCCCGTATTTGATCGATATCCCGACACAGATTGGGATATGTGCTTCCCGGTTTTACCAACGTGTCTGGAATGACATTCCTTCCACATTAACTTTGATGATTGGTCAGGTCGTTttttccatcatcattggGTCTCTATTCTATGGAGGCGCGTTCGGAACCGAGGATTTCACTCTGAAGATGTCAGCATTGTTCTTTGCCATTCTGCTTAACTCGCTTTTGACTGTCACTGAGATTCAAAATCTCTATGCACAGCGGCCGATCGTCGAAAAACAGGCTTCGTATGCATTTTATCACCCTTTCACGGAGGCTTTAGCGGGAGTTTGTGCCGATATCCCTATAAAGGTCGGATGCAGCCTTATATTCAACATCGTGTTCTACTTCATGTGCGGGTTTCGATACGAGGCTGGTCCATTCTTTGTTTTCTACCTGTTTGTCACCATGGCTCTGCTTTGTATGAGTCAAATCTTTCGCTCCCTGGCTGCGGCGACTAAGGCGATCCCTCAGGCACTCGCTGCTGCCGGAGTCATCCTACTCGCCACTGTTATCTATACCGGCTACCTGCTTCCCCTACCCAGCATGCACCCTTGGTTCAAGTGGATCTCTTACATCAATCCACTAAGATATGCATTTGAAGCGCTGGCTGTGAACGAATTCCATGGACGTGATTTCCCCTGTTCGGACCTGGTACCACTCTACCCCGGGTTGACTAACGGATCAGGTACCTACTTTATATGTGCTGCAAAGGGTGTGGTAGCTGGAGAGCTATATGTAAACGGAGATAACTTTCTCTCCGTGAGCTACGGGTACGAATACAGCCACCTTTGGAGGAATTTCGGTATCCTCTGCGCTTTCATCATTGCTTTTCTCGCCTTGTATCTGTTACTCACTGAGATCAACTCACAAATTTCATCCACGGCGGAGAGTCTTGTCTTCCGACATGGTCGCATTCCCGTTGCCTTGGAGAAATCTGCAAAAGACCCGAAGGCCGCCAATATCAGCGCAAGTCAAGGACAAGAGGCGGCAGGCGAAGAGGTAATGCCACCGCATCAGGACACATTTATGTGGCGTGAAGTCTGCTATGATATCAAGATCAAAAAGGAGGAGCGCCGCTTGTTGGATAAAGTCAGTGGATGGGTGGAGCCTGGCACCCTGACTGCATTGATGGGTGTCTCGGGGGCTGGAAAAACAACACTACTGAACGTCCTCGCCCAACGTACTTCAACAGGAGTCATCACAGGCGATATGCTAGTAAACggctctcctctctctgctAGCTTCCAGCGCAGCACTGGCTATGTTCAGCAACAGGACTTACATCTTCATACTGCGACCGTTCGTGAGTCTTTAAGGTTTTCGGCACTGCTGCGTCAGCCTAAATCAGTCCCCGTCCAGGAAAAATACGACTTTGTCGAAAAAG TCATCACCATGCTCGGAATGGAAGAATTCGCAGAAGCAGTGGTAGGCTTTCCGGGTGAAGGGTTGAATGTCGAGCAACGGAAGCTTCTGACCATTGGCGTTGAGCTTGCCGCAAAGCCCGCTTtactcatcttcctcgatgaGCCAACCTCCGGCTTGGATAGCCAGTCGTCATGGACTATTATCGCGCTTTTGCGTCGGCTCGCATCTAGTGGACAGGCTATTCTTTGTACGATTCATCAGCCATCAGCCATGCTGTTCCAGCAATTTGATCGGTTATTGTTCCTGGCTAAAGGCGGTCGTACCGTTTACTTTGGTGATATCGGACCAAATTCACGCACAATGCTGGATTACTTCGAGACAAAAGGTGCGAGGAGATGCAACGACTCTGAAAATCCAGCCGAGTACATTCTCGAGATTGCAGGTGCAGGGGTGAATGGCAAAGCCGAACAGGATTGGCCGACTGTGTGGAAGGAAAGTTCTGAATATACCCAAATGATGAGTGCTCTGGAGAAAAAGTGCTCGGCCGTGGGATACTCGAATAATGCCGACAATCAAGGTGAATCAGAAGGAACTGAAGACGCCTTTGCGATGCCTTTCAGGGATCAATTCGCTGCTGTCCTCCGCCGGATTTTCCAGCAGTACTGGCGGTCTCCCGAATACATCTATGGCAAGCTGGCCTTGGGCATCCTGTCAGCCC TCTTCGTAGGCTTCTCGTTTTACATCCCCGGTACCTCCCAACAAGGCTTACAGTCGTCCATTTTCTCTGTTTTTATGATCACAGCAATCTTCACCGCACTGGTTCAGCAGATTATGCCTCAGTTTATTTTCCAGCGAGACCTTTATGAGGTCCGAGAACAACCGTCGAAGACCTACCACTGGGCAGCCTTCCTAGGCGCCAATCTAATAGCTGAGATCCCTTACCAAATTTTCGTCGCTATCCTGGTCTATGCAAGCTTTGTGTACCCCGTCTACGGCGTCGCAGACTCCCAGCGCCAGGGGATCATGCTCCTCTTGATCATCCAGTTCTTCATCTACGGATCGACCTTTGCGCACGCGGTGGTTGCCGTTCTGCCTGATGCCGAGACAGCTGGACTCATTGCCACCATGCTGTTTAACATGACACTTGTCTTCAACGGAATCCTCGTTCCTCGCGTCGCGCTTCCTGGTTTCTGGGATTTCATGTATCGCATCTCGCCAATGACCTACCTCGTGAATGCCATCATTGCCTCGGGTGTGAGCGGTCGTGCGGTCAACTGCTCCGAGAAGGAACTGAGTGTCTTCAGCGTTGCCCCTGGGTTTGATACTTGCGGGCAATACTTGGAAGCCTACCTCGAAGCGGCCGGTACTGCCGCAGGTAAGCTTCTCAACCCGGAGAGCACAGACCAATGCAAGTATTGTACGCTTCAAACCGCTGATCAGTTCCTGGCGAGTCGGGATATATACTATGACCAGCGGTGGCGGAACTTTGGGCTCCTTTGGGCATACATTGCTTTCAATGCTGCATTTGCTTttgctatctactatctttgTCGGGTGAGGTCGTGGAAGAGCAAAGCCTGA
- a CDS encoding alpha/beta fold hydrolase (COG:S;~EggNog:ENOG410PWQA;~InterPro:IPR000073,IPR029058,IPR000639;~MEROPS:MER0026339;~PFAM:PF12697,PF00561;~go_function: GO:0003824 - catalytic activity [Evidence IEA]), which translates to MPHLKLRDGAELFYKDWGNPRGPIVTFSHGWPLSSDNWEQQMMYLGEHGYRVIAHDRRGHGRSTQTWDGNNMDTFVDDLEELFAHLKVQDAVMVGHSHGGGEVTHYLGKHGTKRFKKAVLIGAVPPLMVKSSGNPEGTDKSVFDSFRQAMRQDRAQFFLDVPSGPFFGFNRPGAKKSEGQIRSWWQQGMNTSFKSAYDSIKDFSETDFSEDLKRINIPVLVLHGDDDQVVPIEAAGLKSAKLLPQGKLKIYKGGSHAIHNINVEEVNQDLLDFIKS; encoded by the coding sequence ATGCCGCACCTGAAGCTTCGTGATGGAGCAGAACTCTTCTACAAGGATTGGGGAAATCCCAGAGGACCAATCGTAACCTTCTCCCACGGCTGGCCCTTGAGCAGTGACAACTGGGAACAACAAATGATGTACCTTGGTGAACATGGTTACAGGGTTATTGCGCACGATCGCCGTGGCCATGGACGATCAACTCAGACCTGGGACGGAAACAACATGGACACCTTTGTCGACGACTTAGAGGAACTTTTCGCGCATCTCAAGGTGCAAGATGCGGTCATGGTTGGACATTCtcatggaggaggagaggtcaCCCATTATCTTGGAAAACACGGCACTAAGCGCTTCAAAAAGGCTGTTTTGATCGGTGCCGTACCTCCTCTGATGGTGAAGAGTAGCGGCAACCCGGAAGGAACAGATAAGTCGGTGTTCGATTCTTTCCGGCAGGCCATGCGTCAAGACCGCGCGCAGTTCTTTTTGGATGTTCCCAGCGGACCATTCTTCGGTTTCAACCGACCTGGAGCAAAGAAAAGCGAAGGACAGATTCGTAGCTGGTGGCAGCAGGGGATGAACACCAGCTTCAAGTCCGCGTATGACTCGATCAAGGACTTTTCTGAAACGGACTTCTCGGAAGATCTGAAGAGAATCAATATACCAGTACTGGTTCTACATGGGGACGACGATCAAGTGGTTCCCATTGAGGCAGCGGGGCTGAAGTCAGCAAAACTTCTTCCTCAAGGAAAACTGAAGATCTACAAAGGCGGATCCCATGCCATTCACAATATTaatgttgaagaagtcaaTCAAGACCTGCTTGACTTTATTAAATCCTAA
- a CDS encoding NADP-dependent oxidoreductase (COG:Q;~EggNog:ENOG410PJDS;~InterPro:IPR013154,IPR036291,IPR011032,IPR020843;~PFAM:PF08240,PF13602;~go_function: GO:0016491 - oxidoreductase activity [Evidence IEA];~go_process: GO:0055114 - oxidation-reduction process [Evidence IEA]): MEMLSLNILSYSKPSEYQVSELPTPTLVNSKDVIVKVYAASINPIDVKRADGALKLAVKDPFPYKIGYDCAGVVQETGRDVKKFKVGDAVYIRLPEISRGSCSEFIRCSEEHIGLKPPSLSFEEAASIPLAAMTALQALRLYRGDLAGKTVFVPAGLSGTGLFACQLAKHVFHAGKVITTVSTAKIPKLRELLGENTIDQGKIPDLATISVLFSKTSLVIDYTNSDPRDVIEHGTIDFLFDTVGLSMELLCLMRPGSSRIVSVSTLPSGNQLQDSPLMDLPHKPTIPFAFRMGLNLADQVRKVRARRYKTEYSYMFLVSSGKSLDELTRYVEDGRLKTVVGSVVDLQDIEAVRKACGTVYSGRGGLGKLVIRVRGSE; the protein is encoded by the exons ATGGAAATGTTGTccctaaatatattatcctACTCGAAACCATCCGAGTATCAGGTCTCGGAATTGCCCACTCCAACTCTAGTCAACTCAAAGGATGTGATAGTCAAGGTATACGCCGCTAGCATTAATCCTATTGACGTCAAGAGAGCTGATGGCGCTTTGAAACTCGCTGTGAAAGACCC TTTTCCCTACAAAATTGGCTACGATTGTGCCGGCGTTGTTCAAGAAACTGGGCGAGACGTGAAAAAGTTCAAGGTCGGAGACGCTGTGTATATTAGACTCCCTGAAATTTCCCGGG GATCATGCAGCGAATTTATCAGATGCTCTGAGGAACATATCGGTCTTAAGCCGCCGTCGCTGTCTTTTGAGGAAGCAGCCTCAATTCCATTAGCAGCGATGACCGCCCTCCAAGCTCTTCGGCTATACCGTGGCGACCTTGCCGGAAAAACTGTCTTTGTGCCTGCCGGAT TGAGTGGTACCGGCTTATTTGCATGCCAACTTGCCAAGCATGTATTCCATGCGGGTAAGGTCATCACTACAGTCTCGACTGCGAAAATCCCGAAATTAAGAGAACTCCTGGGTGAAAACACTATCGATCAGGGTAAGATCCCAGATCTGGCTACCATTTCCGTATTGTTCTCTAAAACGTCTTTAGTTATCGACTATACCAATTCCGACCCCAGGGATGTGATTGAACATGGAACAATCGACTTTCTCTTTGACACCGTTGGCCTTTCTATGGAGCTATTATGTCTGATGCGGCCAGGATCGAGCCGTATTGTATCAGTCTCTACTCTACCTTCTGGAAATCAGCTACAGGATTCACCTCTCATGGACCTGCCTCACAAGCCCACTATTCCGTTCGCCTTTCGGATGGGACTCAATCTCGCTGATCAGGTTCGAAAGGTCAGAGCACGCCGTTATAAGACAGAGTACTCCTACATGTTTCTCGTATCGTCTGGTAAGAGCTTGGATGAACTGACGCGGTATGTCGAAGATGGGAGACTCAAAACAGTGGTGGGATCAGTCGTCGACTTGCAAGACATTGAAGCCGTGAGAAAGGCTTGTGGGACTGTTTACAGCGGTCGGGGAGGATTGGGGAAGCTGGTAATCCGCGTTCGAGGCTCCGAGTAG
- a CDS encoding cell wall mannoprotein 1 family protein (COG:S;~EggNog:ENOG410Q1MG;~InterPro:IPR021054;~PFAM:PF12296;~SECRETED:SignalP(1-18)) → MICNSFLVVAFGLGLVQAGPIAKRDAATVLSDLETIGTDVTTLKTDVTNWTGDLLAALGILSDYNTVKSALETAITDTEAASAFTTSESSSITSEVTSLATIIIATLDELISKESTAASAGVTSTLLSSLETLKTDTDELGADLEAKATTTDASTIASTLASIDAAFSSAIAAYE, encoded by the exons atgaTTTGCAAttccttcctcgtcgtcgcaTTCGGTCTTGGTCTCGTTCAAGCAGGCCCTATCGCTAAACGCGATGCTGCGACCGTACTGTCTGATCTTGAGACTATTGGAACAGATGTTACTACTCTCAAGACGGACGTAACCAACTGGACCGGAGACCTTTTGGCAGCGCTAGGCATTTTGTCCGATTACAACACTGTCAAAAGTGCTTTGGAGACAGCCATCACTGATACCGAGGCTGCTTCTGCATTCACCACTTCGGAGAGTTCCAGTATCACATCTGAAGTAACTTCTCTAGCCACAATTATCATCGCAACCTTGGATGAGCTTATCTCAAAG GAGTCCACTGCGGCATCTGCAGGAGTCACTTCCACTTTGCTCTCCTCCCTGGAGACGCTCAAGACCGACACGGACGAGCTGGGGGCGGACTTGGAGGCGAAGGCCACCACGACGGATGCTTCGACAATCGCTTCGACTCTGGCCTCAATTGACGCTGCTTTCTCTAGTGCAATTGCCGCCTATGAGTGA